The Haloplasma contractile SSD-17B DNA segment AATAGTTATAAATTGTTACATGTCTGTCTATTTGTTCCCAGTTTTCAAAAAGGATCAAAAGCTTTATTCTCAATCTTCTTAGATTCCTTATTGCTAAAAATTCCTTCATCACCTAGTAATTTAACATTTCTACTTAATGGTTCATTAACTTCGTCTACTATTTTTATTTTAGCGAACATAGGAAATATGAATCCAGTACCAGATATAATACATTCCCCAGGTCCAAGAACAGATAGCATATCAATTTGTCTTTTATCCATAAAAGATACAGTTTTTTCAATATGTTTAATATCATTTTTATTTACTAGTTTATGAATAAAGTAATTGTGTAGCTGTGATGTAATAGTTTCTGAGATATCAGAAGGTCTTTGACTAGATATTATTAAGAATACTCCATACTTTCTACCTTCTTTTATAATCTTTTCAAATACTTCAACGCTATTTGATGCTATATCATTACTTTCTTTACTCGGTTTAAGTATATTATGAGCCTCATCAATTACTATATTTCTAATCTGCTTGATCCCTTTACTTCTATCATTTTTTCTCATACTATCGAATATTAAGTCAGATATAATACTCGGAACTAATTCTCTAATTTCTTGATTTACTTGTCCCAATTGAATAACTACAATATTTTTTTGAGATAAAGAAGTTATCTCATTTTCTGATTCATTAAAAATTTTATTAAAATCCTTTATTCGATTCTTTAATCGTGTAATTAGTGGTTTAACGAACTCTAGGTTATTTCCATGAGTTGCATATTGAAACACAGAATATATAAGCTCAAACTCAAACCTTTCTAGCCATGTCTTAGGTTCTATAACCTTTATTTTTTCTAGACTTTGATGTTCAATATCATTAATAAAGTCAAAATGTTTCTTATTATCAAAATCTACTGTAGTATTACTTTTATCTATAAATGAGTTTGACCGACCACTAATGAATTGAAAGTCTTCCAATCCCATAATATATTTATAAAGTTCATTTCTAATCGTATATATTGCATTCTTTTGACAGTTTATAATTGCCCACCTTATAGAGTTTATTTTCTGTTCTGAATCAAACTCACCCTTCATATTCCTTAGAGCTCGTTTAATAATTGGCATCTGTGTTTTCTTTGTAGCATTTAACAATACTCCTAGTTGATCTTCAGATAGTTTTGAATAATCAATTGGTATCCTTTTTTTACTTTGTGTTTGTGTAGTTAATTTAATAACTTCTTTATTTTGTAAGTTTGTTATAGCATTATCTCCATACTCATTATTCAAGTCAAATAATAATGTCTGGGCAATTTTACTATTGATCCTTTTATCCTCAATTATATTAAGGTATTCTTGTAGTATTTTGGTTAATGTATTAGATTTACCACTACCAGTATTACCAAAAATTCCAATGTGAGTTGGTATAACACTATTTAAATCTATAGAAATTTTTCTAGTAGGTTCAAATAAGTCATTACCAATATTTAAATTCATTGAATCATTACTGACAAATAATGATTTATAATCATCCTCAGTAAACAGTCTAATTTTTGCACCTACTAATGGGAGATATCTAAGTCCTTGGCTGAATAATCCTTTCTCAATAGATCCTATCACGTTTAACTCCAATATTTTTTGATTTTTATCATTTACACTTACTTCTTCACCGGTAATTTGACAAACAACGGATACAAGACCTACATTTGTTTTGACGTACGAATTTATTTTTGGACCTAAAAAGACATTACTGTTCTTAACCATATAAGGAGGGAGTTTTTCATAGAACCTACCTTTGACTCTAATTCCATATACACTAGTTATTTCACCTATTATCATTATGTAAAACCTCATTTAGCAACTCTGTAAACACTAAAGTAGAATCTTTTTCTTTCGAATTTTTCTGTTTAATTTCTATAATTCTATCTTTTAGCGTCTCATCACACTTCTCATCATTATCATAGTTTATCCATATAATAGTAAGGCCTTTTTCGTATAAATCTGATAGTAATTTATTTATATGATTATCTCCCCATGAATATCCAATTATTATAATTACAGAATTTAATCTCATTAGTTCACTTTTCATACTAAACAAAAGTTGAAAGTATTTGTCATAAATTGCCTTATCATACTTTTGTACACCAGGTGTAATTATATTTTCGAGTTTTAATTTACCTTTATAAACACTGCCATGTATTTTCGATACATTATAAGAAGGGATAACATTATTAATTTTTGAATCAATAACATAATAATCATGGAATCTTACAGTCCTTGGATTATCACTAGTAATCACATTACATAGCGCACCAGTTGATTCAATTATATCTTCTACTATATCATCATAATTTAAGGTAAATATATTTACTTTAGACATTGTTTCTATTGTGTTTTCTGATGATTCAATAAGTCTCTCAAGTTTTATAAACATATTCTTTAAATTAATAAGTGACTGATGATTATAATCTATTACATTATAAAATGAATGAAATTCATCAACAAATGTTGTTAACACTTCTTTTTTACTAGATTCATCATCTATAAGATCAAGAGACTCCTCAAATAATTTTATTTCTTCTTCTCCAAGATTCTCACACATTTTTTGCATTGTATCTTTAAAACCATTTAATAATTTAAAGCCTCCACCGTTTACACCTGCTCCAAATAAAAAGTTAATGTGCGAACTTGATAGTATTTGATCAAGTTTATACTTTAAAATATTTTCTTTATAGATATTATTATCTTCTATCATTTTCTACCCCTTTCTACAAGTATGTATTAAAACTGAACTACATATTTCTCTCTATTATAACATTTTACAGTCCAATTTTACATATTTTTCTATTTTTACTGTTATAATACACGTTAAATACAATCAAACAATAAACCCCTACTTTTTACTAAAAGTTATTCGAATAAAATATCTAATTAAAGAACCTACAGCAATCGCTGTAGGTCTATTTAATACTTATTATTTTCCAACTAGCTGTTTTAAGTTTAAAGCCTTGGCTGTGTAACTATTCTTTATAACGCAATTACATTTACAATTATTCTCAGAATGATTGAGTGTGATAACGCCACCTATTGCATGGTACAACTGATTAAATTTATAATTTAATATATTATCTATAGATGTAACGTAACCTAAAAATAAGTTAACTTCTAAAGAAGCCAGGTTCATGCTAAAAGAAAATACATTTTCTCTACCATCATTGTTATTGTAATCAACGTTAATATATACCGCATCTTTAGCTTGACCATATTTCTCATCTTGCACCTTCCCATAATCATATACATTTCCACAGTCCATACAAATTTTACTAGGTGCAATTATTTGTGTTCTCCATGAGATATTACGTGGACCATGTAAATTTTCCGATAATTCAATTAGCACTCCACCATCTATAACAGGTATTAGATGAGATATTGCTATATAGTTTAACACATATCTAGGATAATGTTTGTCAACGCAGGAGAAGATAAAATCACAGTCTAATATTTTAGTTAGACTAGAATCATCTTCTAACTTTCCAAAATGTGTACTAATTTCCAAATCAGATGATGTAGCAGAATTTTTTATATTTCTTTTTGCTACATTAATTTTTTTTCTTTTCAAAATTGAATCAATTTTTTTTGCGCCATCTGTTCTATCAAGATTTCTTTCTTCAATTCTATCGAAATCGATCAAATAAAACTTTCTGACACCAATACGGGCTAGGGCGCTAACAACTAAACTTCCAACACTTCCTAATCCGACTATTGCTACTCTAAAATCTTCTATATGTTTTTGATGCTCATCACCCCATACTGACATTGTTGCAATTTTTCTTTTTCTGTTAGAAATATTCGTTTGAGATAGTCCTGGATTATAAAAGCATTTAAAATCCTTATCAACAATTCGAATTTTTCGCACGTCTACTTTATGGTATAATGACTGCTTCTTTTTCAACCAGAAACGTCCTGATATTGTACCATCTGTACCTATAGTTAGGCCTAATAATGGTTTCTTTGTTTTGGAGTATATTATAGGTGCAAGTTCCTCTCTTTCAGCAGTTATATCATCTTTACTCATTTTTTGCCACCCAGGTGTAAAGTGATTATGTATTAATCCTAAACCACAATTCTCTGGAATATTAGCTAATACTCTTAGTAAATAAGATTGCTTAAAAGATACATTGCCATTTAAATTCAATTCCTCATCATTAGGCAAAGGAATTTCGTTATCAATTACAGCTGTTATCCTTTTTACCCCTTTTGATTCACGCCAAAAGAAAAACGTTAGTCTTTCTTGGTTGGAGTCTCTCATTAAGTCACGAAAAATACTTTGTGCTGAATTAGTTAGTGCTACATCGTATTCTATCATTAATTTATATCCTCTATAAACGTATACAATAATTGAGTCCATAAATCTTGAGGAGTCGCAGGTTGATTAATAAATCTCCTGCTCCAATATTGCCATTCTACACCTATTTTACTTTTAAGGACATTACGAGCAGTCACATTTCTACCATTTACGTTTTTAGTAATTCTTTTAAAACTGGCTAAATGTGGTGAGACGTGTACTGAAGGGTGAGGACAGAAAGGAACTGTGTTTGTGTTCTTTATTGCAATACTTACCAGAGACCCTTCATAAGGGCCTGCTGGTAATTTATAGTTCTCAATGATTAAATATTGACCGTCAGCTACTGTTTCCCATCTAGTAGATAAGTTAAGTTCATGATTTATAAATCTTTTAAAATCTTCTATTGTCATAAAATATCACTACTTTTAGGATACAGGGTTAGGTCTCTTAGGTATAACTAAGAATTCTTCGTTAGGATTGATATTTTCTTCAATTGACTTTTCTAGAATCTTTTGTGGGTTGTTTGCTCTAACAAGGTCATTATTTTCTGGATTATAACCTGCTTTTGTTAAAATATTATAAGGTGTTATTTTTCTGTTTGTAGTTTCTTGTTTTACTGAATTTACGTAATATGTTATCTTTTTTTCTTTCATAATTCTCCTTTTCACATTAAAAATGTGACTTGCGATGGTCGCAACCCTATTTTAAACATCTATTACATTTAATGAAAGAACTATGAAATTAACCATCATTTATTCTACACATATAGAATCTCCCCTTTCGTAAAGAAGGGGACTTGTGTTTTAGAGTATAGTTTGATATACTATTAATGTTTAAATAAAAATACAAGTCCTTTTAGAGATTAATGTTGGCAGACATTAGTCTCTTTTTCTTTACATATATAAATTTGTCATTTTACGTGCCGACATATTGCACACTAATATTATTTAATGTCCTCATAGTATTGGACATGTAGCATGATACTATAAGACTAAACAGTTTTTCTGTCCCTAATTTCTAAAACTTTATTCAATATATTTTTAGCAGTTTTCGATTCAAGAGGCTCTCCAGAAGTATGCCCCAATTCCTTTAGGGCCTGATCTAATAGTAAATTAAATTCTTCTTTTCTCTTATTTCTCAACTCTGTTAACTCCTCTACTCGTTTTATAAATTTTTCATGATAGGAGTTAAAGTCTTTTATATACTTGACATAGTAATCTTCATTAATATTATTACTATTATTACTATTATTTAAAAACAACGATAGCGAATTATATAAACTTGCTTCAATGTTTTTAGCAAATACTTCTTTTGTTTCTTCATAATAATTCACATCGATTATATTATTAATTTTACCGAAATAACTAACTATATATTTAAATAATGATTCCTTTAACATTTCGTCACTTACCAAGAGTATTGTTTCAAAATACTTTTCAGTATGACTGTCAAGCTTTTCCACCATTAACTCATTAAATTTTTTAATGAGTCTTTTTTGATTTGTGTTAAATTTATTAAAGTTGACAATTTCATCATGAGGTTTTGTCTTACTTTTTATTTTATTTATAATTAGTCTCTTTTCGTCATTAGAATGATGCTTGTTTGTAAATTCTTCTAGTGATTCAACCATAAAAAGATCACTTAATTGGATTTGTATGTGACTTGGTATATCTTCTTTCTTCCCATTCAAGTATCCATTCAAAGTTTGCCTTGATATACCTAAATAATCGGATAACAATTGTTGTGAAATACCTAGTTCTCTAATTTTATCCTTCATCTTTATCACTCTTTTTCATTATTTATCTTTATTTCCAAATTAAGTATATCATACCAGGTTATGTATGTAAAGTTATTTTGTCGTATTTTTGTCAAACGACACATTTTGTGTCATAAACTCTTGACACCACTATGTATGACACTGACACGACATTTTAGATGACACTTCATGTTTACATCATTATAACATTAGTCTTTCTATCAATTGTTTGAAATTAGATAACGTTTCAGCACATAAGTTACCTTTATAATCATTTATGTTGTTTTTAAAATTTACTGAACTATAATATTTCTTTTCGTCAATAAATTTAAATTTTCTTCGGTCTTCTTCCACAAATAAGTCTTCAATCTCGTTAAATTCATCATTAACTTCATTCAATTGTATTATTTCAATATTATTATTATCTTTTAGATAATTGTATAACTCCACACCAGCTTTATCAGAGTCTACTAATAATATTGGATCTTTCGTTACCTTTAGTAATTGAGTCAATAGGTTTTCTTTTTTTATCCCCTGTAT contains these protein-coding regions:
- a CDS encoding SIR2 family protein — translated: MIEDNNIYKENILKYKLDQILSSSHINFLFGAGVNGGGFKLLNGFKDTMQKMCENLGEEEIKLFEESLDLIDDESSKKEVLTTFVDEFHSFYNVIDYNHQSLINLKNMFIKLERLIESSENTIETMSKVNIFTLNYDDIVEDIIESTGALCNVITSDNPRTVRFHDYYVIDSKINNVIPSYNVSKIHGSVYKGKLKLENIITPGVQKYDKAIYDKYFQLLFSMKSELMRLNSVIIIIGYSWGDNHINKLLSDLYEKGLTIIWINYDNDEKCDETLKDRIIEIKQKNSKEKDSTLVFTELLNEVLHNDNR
- a CDS encoding helix-turn-helix domain-containing protein; the protein is MKDKIRELGISQQLLSDYLGISRQTLNGYLNGKKEDIPSHIQIQLSDLFMVESLEEFTNKHHSNDEKRLIINKIKSKTKPHDEIVNFNKFNTNQKRLIKKFNELMVEKLDSHTEKYFETILLVSDEMLKESLFKYIVSYFGKINNIIDVNYYEETKEVFAKNIEASLYNSLSLFLNNSNNSNNINEDYYVKYIKDFNSYHEKFIKRVEELTELRNKRKEEFNLLLDQALKELGHTSGEPLESKTAKNILNKVLEIRDRKTV
- a CDS encoding E2/UBC family protein — protein: MTIEDFKRFINHELNLSTRWETVADGQYLIIENYKLPAGPYEGSLVSIAIKNTNTVPFCPHPSVHVSPHLASFKRITKNVNGRNVTARNVLKSKIGVEWQYWSRRFINQPATPQDLWTQLLYTFIEDIN
- a CDS encoding ThiF family adenylyltransferase; its protein translation is MIEYDVALTNSAQSIFRDLMRDSNQERLTFFFWRESKGVKRITAVIDNEIPLPNDEELNLNGNVSFKQSYLLRVLANIPENCGLGLIHNHFTPGWQKMSKDDITAEREELAPIIYSKTKKPLLGLTIGTDGTISGRFWLKKKQSLYHKVDVRKIRIVDKDFKCFYNPGLSQTNISNRKRKIATMSVWGDEHQKHIEDFRVAIVGLGSVGSLVVSALARIGVRKFYLIDFDRIEERNLDRTDGAKKIDSILKRKKINVAKRNIKNSATSSDLEISTHFGKLEDDSSLTKILDCDFIFSCVDKHYPRYVLNYIAISHLIPVIDGGVLIELSENLHGPRNISWRTQIIAPSKICMDCGNVYDYGKVQDEKYGQAKDAVYINVDYNNNDGRENVFSFSMNLASLEVNLFLGYVTSIDNILNYKFNQLYHAIGGVITLNHSENNCKCNCVIKNSYTAKALNLKQLVGK
- a CDS encoding ATP-binding protein, which encodes MIIGEITSVYGIRVKGRFYEKLPPYMVKNSNVFLGPKINSYVKTNVGLVSVVCQITGEEVSVNDKNQKILELNVIGSIEKGLFSQGLRYLPLVGAKIRLFTEDDYKSLFVSNDSMNLNIGNDLFEPTRKISIDLNSVIPTHIGIFGNTGSGKSNTLTKILQEYLNIIEDKRINSKIAQTLLFDLNNEYGDNAITNLQNKEVIKLTTQTQSKKRIPIDYSKLSEDQLGVLLNATKKTQMPIIKRALRNMKGEFDSEQKINSIRWAIINCQKNAIYTIRNELYKYIMGLEDFQFISGRSNSFIDKSNTTVDFDNKKHFDFINDIEHQSLEKIKVIEPKTWLERFEFELIYSVFQYATHGNNLEFVKPLITRLKNRIKDFNKIFNESENEITSLSQKNIVVIQLGQVNQEIRELVPSIISDLIFDSMRKNDRSKGIKQIRNIVIDEAHNILKPSKESNDIASNSVEVFEKIIKEGRKYGVFLIISSQRPSDISETITSQLHNYFIHKLVNKNDIKHIEKTVSFMDKRQIDMLSVLGPGECIISGTGFIFPMFAKIKIVDEVNEPLSRNVKLLGDEGIFSNKESKKIENKAFDPF